In the Girardinichthys multiradiatus isolate DD_20200921_A chromosome 4, DD_fGirMul_XY1, whole genome shotgun sequence genome, one interval contains:
- the senp8 gene encoding sentrin-specific protease 8, which yields MDPIVLSYQDSLLRRSDVCLLEGPYWLNDQVIGFVFEYLANERFRVLGDAVIFISPEVTQFIKCASCPDELALFLEPLNLPSRRWVFLAVNDNSNQTAGGSHWSLLLYHHNSNHFAHYDSRNGSNSQHARRIASKLEPFLGAGRKRFMEEPCPSQQNSYDCGMYVICIAEVLCEKIRLEESSPRLPVQIINPAYITQKRVEWCRLIQSLAQNELCCSPSFP from the coding sequence ATGGATCCTATAGTGCTGAGCTACCAGGACAGCCTGCTGCGGCGGTCCGATGTGTGCTTACTGGAAGGACCTTACTGGCTTAACGACCAAGTCATTGGTTTTGTCTTTGAATACTTGGCTAATGAGCGCTTCAGAGTCCTGGGAGATGCTGTTATCTTCATTAGCCCAGAGGTCACCCAGTTCATCAAGTGTGCCTCTTGTCCTGATGAGTTAGCCCTCTTCCTGGAGCCTCTGAATCTCCCTTCCCGTCGCTGGGTCTTCCTAGCCGTCAACGACAACTCCAACCAGACGGCTGGGGGGTCCCACTGGAGCCTCCTGCTCTACCATCATAACTCCAACCACTTTGCGCACTATGACTCTCGGAATGGCAGCAACTCACAGCACGCACGGCGCATCGCCAGCAAACTGGAGCCCTTCCTTGGTGCCGGGAGAAAAAGGTTTATGGAGGAGCCCTGCCCGTCGCAGCAGAACAGCTATGACTGTGGCATGTATGTTATCTGTATTGCCGAGGTCTTGTGTGAGAAAATCAGGCTGGAGGAGAGCTCACCCCGCCTTCCTGTGCAAATCATCAACCCAGCCTACATTACCCAGAAGCGGGTCGAATGGTGCAGACTGATCCAGAGTCTGGCTCAGAATGAGCTCTGCTGCTCTCCGTCTTTCCCTTAG